The Arachis ipaensis cultivar K30076 chromosome B03, Araip1.1, whole genome shotgun sequence region TTATCATCCAACAGCCTCCCTCAAGCTTGGAGTGCATATATCAACCAATTCAAGCTTGCGATAAAATGATGCAAATGGTCCTGGAGCTAAGCTCTTTGTGAGCACGTCTGCTATCTGTTCTCCACTGAGGATTGGCAGTAACTTTAGTGAACCATCTTGTACTCTATCTCTCACCGTATGACAGTCTATCTCGATATGCTTCGTTCTTTCGTGAAATACAGGGTTGGCGGCTATATGCATTGCGGACTGGTTGTCGCAGTAAAGAGTGATCGGTTTGCTCAGTGGGGTATGAAAGTCTCGAAGTATGTAGCTAAGCCACCTTCCCTCACATGTTGCCAAAGCCATAGCTCTATACTCCGCTTCTGCTGATGATCTCGCAACTGTAGTTTGTTTCCTACTTTTCCATGACACAAGAGATGAAcccaaaaagaaacaaaatccagATACAGATCTCCTTGTGTCTGGACATGTCCCCCAGTCGGAATCTGAGTATCCTGTGAGCGACAAATCTGATGAGGCAGTAGAGAATTTTATTCCACTGGCTGGTGCACGCTTTATATATCTTAAGATGTGCAAGGCTGCTTTGAAATGATCTATTGTAGCGCAGTCCAAGTACTGGCTCAACTTGTTGACGGCGAATGAAATATCTGGTCTTGTATTTGTGAGGTACAGCAGCCTCCCAACAAGCCTGCGGTAAGGAGTCAAGTCAGTTAATACGGTGCCTGAAGATTTGGACAGTGGAATTGTGTAGTTCATTGGCGTAGTCGCAGGCTTGGCATTTGTCATTCCAAATTCATGGAGGAGATCAGTAGCATATTTTCGCTGATTCATGACAATTCCTTATTTGCTCCGTGCAATTTCAAAACCCAGAAAGTACTTAAGTTTACCTATGTCCTTGATGTTGAATGCATCATCCAACACCTTTTTCATCCGATTTATTTCATTAATGTTGTTGCCAGATAAAATCAGATCATCCACATACACAAGAATGCAAGTGAAATCATCTCTGGTGCCTTTGGTAAAGAGAGATGTATCTGCCTTGGATTGAATGTACCCTGAAGCTTTGAGAACTGAGCATAATTTGTGGTTTCATTGACGACTAGCTTGTTTGAGCCCATAAAGAGATCTTTCAAGCTTACAAACACTGTTGGGAGGAGCCGATAAACCTGGAGGAACCTGCATATAAACTGTCTCAGGGAGATCACCATGTAAGAAGGCAGTGTTGACATCAAATTGGTAGAGAAACCAACCCTTAGACGCTGCAAGTGCTAACAAAACTCGAAGAGTAGACATTTTTACCACAGGAATGAATGTGTCAAAGAAATCAAATCCAGGAATTTGAGTATAGCCTTTTGCAACGAGCCTTGCTTTGTGTCTTTCCACTGTCCCATctgctttgagtttggttttaaAAATCTATTTGCACCCCACTGCTCTCTTTCCTTTAGGTAAGGATGTAACAGTCCAAGTTTTATTTGCTTCAAGAGCATTGAGTTCTGATCTAATTGCTTTTTTCCAACAATCATGTTGAATTGCTTGTTCATAACTTTGAGGTTCAATGATAGAATCAATAGctaaaaaaagaattttgtgtGTATGTGAAAAATTATCATAGGACATATATTGAGAGAGTGGATATCTTGCCTTGAAAGATGATTGGGATTCATTCTGAGTTGCTGTGCTGGTTTGGAAACATTGGAAATCAGACAAATATGCTGGTGGTTTTCTAATCCTACATGATCTCCTAGGAACTAAAGTTGGTGAGACAGTGGATGTATGGGAAGAGGGAGGAATGGGATTTTGAGGATGATCAGTGTGTGCATCATGAGGTGTGGATGGGGTGATGAGATGTGATTGTGAGGAAGGTGTATGTGAAACATGATTTGGTATGCTAATAGTAGATTCTGGAACATGAGCTAGTGTTTTATTTGTAATAGGCATAATGGGTGTATGTGCTGATATGAATGTGTCATCAAAGAGTAAAGCATGATTATTTGAAATTTGAGTATTATTAGTAGATGAATTGTTAGTAAATGAGGAGTCAGGGGCATCTTTAGTGTGAAAAGGAAAATTTCTTTCATAGAAAATAACATTTcgtgataaaaaaaattcattagtTTGCAAATCCATAAGAAGATATCCTTTAGTGCCAGActtaaaacccaaaaatacagcTTGTTTGGCTCTTTTTTCTAATTTAGTTCTATGAGCAGCCAAAGTCGAGGCAAATGCCAAAcagccaaaaattttaaaatgtttgATGTAAGGGAGTTTATTAAACAT contains the following coding sequences:
- the LOC107633052 gene encoding uncharacterized protein LOC107633052 codes for the protein MNQRKYATDLLHEFGMTNAKPATTPMNYTIPLSKSSGTVLTDLTPYRRLVGRLLYLTNTRPDISFAVNKLSQYLDCATIDHFKAALHILRYIKRAPASGIKFSTASSDLSLTGYSDSDWGTCPDTRRSVSGFCFFLGSSLVSWKSRKQTTVARSSAEAEYRAMALATCEGRWLSYILRDFHTPLSKPITLYCDNQSAMHIAANPVFHERTKHIEIDCHTVRDRVQDGSLKLLPILSGEQIADVLTKSLAPGPFASFYRKLELVDICTPSLREAVG